The genome window GGGCAAGGCTCCCTACACTGTCGGTCTCGGCTTCAGCGGTGGCTGGTGGTGCGGTGGTTCCATCATCTCCAACACCTGGGTTCTTACTGCTGAGCACTGCACTGGCAGCGCCGACTCCGTCACCGTCTACTTCGGTGCCACATGGCGCACCAACGCCCAGTACACCCACTGGGTCAGCCGCAACGACATGATCAACCACAACTCTGCTGATATCGCCCTGATCCGCATTCCCCATGTGGACTTCTGGCACATGGTCAACAAGGTTGAGCTGCCCAGCTACAACGATCGCTACAACGACTACAACGGATGGTGGGCTGTTGCCTGCGGCTGGGGTGGTACCTATGATGGCTCTCCTCTGCCCGATTGGTTGCAGTGCGTCGATTTGCAGGTCATCCACAACTCTG of Drosophila nasuta strain 15112-1781.00 chromosome 3, ASM2355853v1, whole genome shotgun sequence contains these proteins:
- the LOC132789832 gene encoding serine protease 1-like; the protein is MKVFITLLALAVASASAYEEVIHNKDITKVNKIEGRITNGYPAYEGKAPYTVGLGFSGGWWCGGSIISNTWVLTAEHCTGSADSVTVYFGATWRTNAQYTHWVSRNDMINHNSADIALIRIPHVDFWHMVNKVELPSYNDRYNDYNGWWAVACGWGGTYDGSPLPDWLQCVDLQVIHNSECAQTYGGLIQDNIICVRTPDGKSTCGGDSGGPLVSHDGNKLIGVTNWVSAAGCQSGHPSGFQRVTYHLDWIRDHTGIAY